In Gopherus evgoodei ecotype Sinaloan lineage chromosome 10, rGopEvg1_v1.p, whole genome shotgun sequence, a single window of DNA contains:
- the ATP5MF gene encoding ATP synthase subunit f, mitochondrial: protein MADRPVPLKDTRLLDVKLGQVPSWIAMRDFTPSGLIGAVRRGYDRYLNKYINVKKGGIGGIAMVLFGYVVVSYVWNYEHLKHDRWRKYH from the exons ATGGCGGACCGGCCCG ttcccctcAAAGACACCAGGCTCCTGGACGTGAAGctgggccaggtgcccagctggaTCGCAATGCGGGATTTCACCCCCTCCGGGCTGATTGGGGCTGTGCGAAGAG GTTATGACAGATACTTAAATAAGTACATCAATGTGAAGAAAGGGGGCATCGGTGGTATCGCTATGGTGCTTTTTGGTTATGTTGTTGTCAGCTACGTTTGGAACTATGAGCACTTGA AGCATGATCGTTGGAGGAAGTATCATTGA